ACCAGGGGGTCCTGGTGAGTCCCTGCCCCTGATCCCAGGGGGTCCTGGGGAGTCCCTGCTCCTGATCCCAGCACAAAATGGGACATGTCCgtgtccccccccttcctccatGCTCATCCTTCCCATCAAATGTTCTGAGCCCTTGGGAGGCTCCTCGGTCTGAAGGGGTtgtccccctcccaccccacagtCTGTGCCAGCAGAGTGCCCTGCAGCTCCTACTTCATTCCTGGAAAATGTGCACAAATAATAAATTCCTTGGTGTTGGTGTGCAGCCATCAAACACCCCAGAGGGACCAGTGTCAGCCATGCCTGGTTTTATTTGTCATCAAGGATAAAAGAGAGTTCTCAGGGTGCCTCTGTTTCTTGCTAATTGTGAACCCTGGAAGATTTGCTGAGGGATGAGCCTGTGGTCCCTCACAGGTTGTCACTCAAGTCCCAGGGTTAGCCCGGGAGGCAGAAGACAGGTTTGGGACTGGTTGTCTCCTTTACCTGTGCTTGCATCATGCTGATTGCCATGGCTTGGGCTCACAtccatcccagcagctgagcccagggaaagcagaagcagTCGGAGCTCTTGTGAGGGCTGAAGCAAAGCTGAtgttcctcctctctcctggctCTGGCAGAATGCAGCCAATGCAGCTCGGGAGCTGCTCATCCAGAGGCTGCTCTTCGTGGGGAAGGTGTGTgaggatgaggagcagcagctgctggagaaggtgCACGTGGAGGAGGAGCGGGCACACCAGAGCATCCTGGCCCAGCGGGTGCACTGGGCTGAGGCTCTGCAGAAGCTCTCTGCCCTCCGCACCTACCTGGTGGACATCATCACCCACCTGGATGACCAGGACCTGGTGGTGAGTGCTCCTTCTTGTACCAATGGACACATCAGGCAGCTGAGGAGTGACCTGGTCGTTCCATCATGGAGATTATGGGGTTTCCATAGGGTGTTTGGCTGCTTGCTGTGCTGAAAGcaaggaggcagagctgggcagggtcTGTGTTTGAGAGTCCAGCTCAGGGAAGCTCCTGCACCTGGACCTGACAAGCCCAGTGGTTCCTAGAGCATCTGCTATCAGCTTGAGCATAGGAGATTCCATATAAACATTCCATATaaattctgaaagaattttttccctgtgagggtgagggagccctggcccaggctgcccagggaggttgtggagtctccttccctggagacatccaaatcccacctggatgtgttctgtgtgactgctggaggtgaccctgctctggcagggggttggactcagtgatcttttgaggttcctcccaacccctcactttctgggattctgctctgcctgctgctgctctcacatGAGGTTCAGAGTCTCCAAGCTCTTGGCTTGAAGCTGCCAGCTCaggaagagctgaggggtgAGAGCTGCTCTAGCAGCAGTTAGGTTGGGTCACCAGTTTCCTTGTGTCCTGTCTAGTGCTGGACAAGACCTCAGCCTTGAGAGCACCTATAGCTCTTCTGGAAGTTCTGCTATGGTGCCTGCCAGGCCCCTCTTTGGGATATTCACCAAGCCTGTGCTTCCCTTCACCCAGTTCTGCTTCTGACTATTAAATTGTCTCCTTTTACCTGAGCAATTCCTCTCACAGACATCAGCTCTGGGATTGGTTTTAGCCTCTGTTTGCCACCAGGAACGTGGTGAAGAGGGGGGCAGCAGTTCTGCTTGGAAAAGTGATCCCATGGGCAGAAGGTGGGAAACACAGGTCCTGTCCTCCCCCAGCATCTCGGGTGGCTGAGCTGGGGCCTCAGTGTGGAGGCTGGGAGGCAGAAAGACAGTGAGACCCTCACCTTGTCCTTTTGCCCTGAGCTGCATGTAGAAGATGTCACTTGCAGCCATTCCCACTTTCTGAGTCAGGGAGTGGAAGGTCCTGGGGCTGAAGATAATGGGTGGTGGACACTCCAGGGTTTGGGATGAGGAGTGGTTTCACTGGGTCAGGAGGGAGAACTCTGCTCCTTTTGTCCTGGGTTTGCTGTGCTTGTTTATGTTTGGGATGTTATCTGTGGGGATGTCAGTTCAAATgactttttctctccttgtccACAGCATGCAGAACAAGAGATCTTTGAGAGGTCAGTacctggctgctcctgctcttttccctgtcccctgcaccctctgctgttcctgctgtgAGCAGCCTCTGGCACcccctcttttctccctcctgctgctttggTGGAGGGTGAGGACACAGAGGTGCTGCGGGGCCACTTGTTTCTGCTtcactgtgctgcagctccagaTGTAGAAGTCCTGGGACCTAAAAATGCTCcatgagcagcagctccccagaggCATTGCCAGGTGGACTGTCCCTGACTTATGGGAATCTCAGAATCACACACAGGTTTGGGTcagaaggaccttaaagctcatccattcccaccccctgccatggtcagggacacctcccccagcccagggtgctccaagccccatccaaccttcagcactgccagggatggggcagccacagcttctgggggcaccctggggctcagcaccctcacaccaaagaatttcatcctcatgtccaatctaaatctcccctctgccAGTCTAAAGCCATTATCCTTCTTCCTACCACCTtacaaaaagtccctccccagcttttctggagccCTCCTCCAGATTCTGGGAGaccttttccagctcctgtaaacagaatcccagaatgtttgggttggaagagacctccaggatcatccagcccaaccttggACCAACACCACAATCTCACTGCTAAAccctgtccttaaggaccagctccaaatgccttttaaatgggatggggactccaccactgtctgggccatcccaatgcctcacaaccctctcagtgacaaaatatttcctaacatccaacctaaactcCCCAGGGTTCCCTGGGATATGGAGCCAGCCTGTCCCTGCTCTGTTGGCAGGAGGGAGGATTGTCCACTGGAGAggtggcagggagctgctggcactgcacTGCCCAAGCTCTGCACCTCAGCTGTCAGCATTCCTGAAAGCCACCAGCAATAATTGCCCTTCCTTCAGCAATTTCACCACCATTTCTTTCTGTAGCTGCTGCCCAGTGACAAATTGGCCCCAGCAATGGAGCATCCCGAGCCTTCACCCAGCCCCATGAGTTCCTGTGTccctctccttgctctgctggctTGACCCCGGTGTCCTGCCTtgctctcccttctcctgccctgcagTGAGGTTTGGTTGATAAGGAGGGAATGTGCCTGTGCCCTGCTGCACCCCATGGCTGCTCTCGGGGGTGTTTAATCTCCTGGCTGAGGAGGCTCTTGACTCAGGCTGCTGGGATTGGATTCTGAAACTCTTGAAGTCCTTTCAGAAGGGGCTGTGATCAAAGCCAACCCAAAGTGTTGCTTGGGAGGAGAGTTTGCCCAGAACCTCCCCGTGTGGTTTCCCTGCTCCTCTTGCTCCAGCTCATGTTTCTGCCCTGCCTCCCGGTGaccttcagcacctccagcactgctcaATAAATCATTGTATTTCTAACTCTATCCTGTGTTCCTTTGCTAGGACGGAGGTGGCAGAGGGAATCTTAGAGCCTCAGGAGTCCCCGAAGTTAAACTTTAACCAGAGGTGTGTTCAGAGTCCACTGCTGCACCGACTCTGGGcctctgctgttctctgctctgccccaggtCAGTGCTTCCCTCAACTTTCTCACTCTCTGGGCATTCCTGCACACTCAGCTCTGTCATTCCCAAAGAAACATCCTGAGACTGTGTCAAAGCATCGTGGTTTGGGTCAGAACACCCTGATGTTGcatcctgcccttccctgctctcccagtCCTGCTCTTTCCTTGGAGTCCCCATCCAGGGGGGCAGCAGCATCCTTAGGAAGTTTGGGATGCTGAGGAGGGGGCACAGTTGTGCCAAGCAGCTGGTTTGGGCTTGGAGGAGCAGAGGTTTGAAGAGGTTGTGTCTTTTATCAGCTTAACCTCACTGGGTTTCTTTCCTGGGTCACTGTACAGCAGTGAGGCTGATGCTGCTGTAGCACTCTCTGCCACAGAAATTCCTCTTCACAGCCTTTCCCCTTGGCCTGCTGGTGACTTTTAAGAGAGGGTGAGCTCACCAGCATGGCATCTGTGAGAGGCTCTGATGTGCTGGAACAAGAAGTGAGTAGATGTGTGATAGCTTTCTGACCACGAGCTGGGCTCTGGGCtgacagaatggtttggttCTTTAGGGTCTCATCCTGCCATGTGCTggatgctgagcagagggggaTTGGGAAAGGGCAGGAGCTGGTGTAGCTCTTGCTGGAGAGAGCAAATGACTGCCCTGCTCCAGTCTtgtttaaaaactaaaatgGATGAAGTGAAGGTGGGGGAAGGCAGGATGAGGGGGGGCACCTGCAGATAGAACCCCCCAGAGCAGGTCAGTCAAATGGACATCAGCCTCATCTCCTTGCTCAGTGAATTTCCGGAGTGTGGCACCTCACTCCAGGTGAGCTGATTCATTTCTTGGGCTTTACAGGAGGAAACAgatttccccctccctgccctctccatTCCTCCCCATTCCTGcatttcctgctctgcaggttCTCTGCAAACAGCCCAGCCCCTGGCCAGGCTCTTGGCTCACCCTGGAGAGGAGAAGTTGGGTCCTGCTgtgggggtgggaagggacagggcTGAGATTTTGGTTTCTCTTGAAAGTGAGATGGGTGGAAAAGGCAGAGTCCTGTTTTGTGGGGTTTCAGGCCAGGGGCAGAGTAAGATAAGTTGTATcttgtccctgtgctgggcactgctgaggctgcaccttgaacCCTGGGGTCACTTCTGGGCCCCTCATgaccagaaggacattgaggggatggaaagtgtccagagaagggaatggagctggggaagggtctggagctcagctctgcccaggggctgctgagggccctgggggtgttgatcctggagcagaggaggctgaggggagaccttctggctctctgcaaccccctgagaggaggttggagccagggggggtcgagctctgctcccaaggaacaagggatgggacaagaggaacttttggctTCAAgttgccccaggggaggtttaggttggagctggggaataatttctccctggaaagggttgtcagggcctggcccaagctgcccagggcagggctggagtccccatcatccctggaggggtttcagagccccagagatgtggtgctgagggctgtgGGTTTGTGtgaggttaatggttggacttgatgacttTAAAGGTGTGTTCCAACCAAACacttctgtgattctctgactCTGCAGGACTTTAGTGCAAGGGTGGACATGTGTCTAGTGAAATTCAGGGTGTGATGAGTTTCTGTGATGTCATAACTGTGGTTTGagagggaaggctgtggagaGCTCTGGCACCCAGCCTGAGGGGACATGGCTGTGCCTCTGATGGCCAGGACTTCTCTGGGTGGTTCAGGCAGGGGCCACCAACCTGTTGCTCTGCACGTGGCTTCTCTTGCAGGCTCACAGGAGATTCACATTGATGAGAAAACTGTCAGCCCCCAGCTCAGCCTGTCGGAAGACAAGAAAACCCTGACCTTCAGCCCCAAAAAGGCCAAGGTGGACTCGGACTGCCCCGAGCGCTTTGACCACTGGCCCAATGCTTTGGCTGCTGCACCTTTCCACTCGGGACTCTGCGCCTGGAAGGTCAGCGTGGAGAAGAGCTGTGCCTACAAGCTGGGGGTTTGCTACAGCTCTGTGCCACGCAGGGGCTCTGGCAACGAGGCCAGGCTGGGTTTCAACACAGCCTCCTGGGTCTTCTCTCGCTACGACAAGGAGTTCAGGTTTCTGCACGCCGGGGAGCCCCGGGCCGTGGAGCTGATCCGTGCCCCGGCCGAGATCGGGGTGCTGGTTGACTTTGGGGGAGGGGAAGTGCTTTTTTATGACCCCAATTCCTGCACCATCCTTTTTTCCCACAGGGAACGCTTCGCCCAGCCCCTCTATCCTGTCTTTGCTGTGGCACATGAGAGCATCTCACTGGTGCAGTGAGCTGGGGGCTCCTGGGGACTCTGCAGTGCCCGATGGGGAAAAGGAGCCCGGGCAGGGCCGGGGTCCTGTACAGGGTGCTCAGCAGACCTGCCTTTAGAATATGTAAGTTCTTTACCTGTtttacagcagctttcctcctGGATGCTACACCTGTCCTGGGCCAGGGGTCAGGGTAACCTAAAAAGGTGAATGATTTAATTCTTCTCCGACCAAGGTTGGCTTTCCAGCCCTTGGAATATTAAGAGATGTGTTTGGAGAAATGCAGGGAGGAGGCACATGGGAAGGGAGATGGTTGGGACACAGCTGGAGACTGTGGGAAGAGCAGCCCCATGCAGAGGGACACACTGAGGGGTCACCCCTGAGGAGCTGTGGCCCACAGAGCATTTTGTGTCAGGGGCAGAAAGAAATCATCTGAGCTGCTCCTTGCCTCAGGGAGCTGAGGGGTTGGGTGTAatctggaggagctgctgttgggccaggagggaggagaggtgCTGGACTTGGTGGAGCTAAAGAGGTGGTGTTTCTGTAACTCTTTAAAAATTTGTCATGTTTATTTCTCCATACCCAGATCAGTAAAGTCTGTTAATTGGCAATATGTTAAATTACATGCAGCTGCTTAACTCCTGCCCGTGTTGCCCacagcaggaggggctgtgacTGCTCCAGgccactgctgctgggaagaaggGGCTGGTGAGGTGGAAAAACCAGGGTGCACTGTGGGGTGCAGGGCTGTGTTTCTGGGGTGCTCCATGGGGACAGACCTTCCCTGGAGAGCACCAACCCCAGCTCTAAGGGAAATGTTTGAGCCTCTCCCCAGGGTGACTGAGTAGGGATAAACCTCAATATTCACCTCCACTCCTCCTGCCAGGATGAGCCTGTGCAGCCTGACCTCATCCCCAGCTCCATGAGGGGAAGGGACCACTGCTGCCCCCCTCCCATGGTGTTTTCAGAGCTACAAAAGACAGCAGAAACAACACTGAAGATTTCAGATACATTTATTGTTTGAAcacccctcctgctctgcaggcagcactgctcCCTGCCCTCACAACCCCTCgcttcctttccctgctccacCAGCAGCAAGAAACCCCACGGCTTTCCGCCAGCTCGGGCTCACCCCGCAGCAGCAGTGCGGGCTCCTCCTCCACCCCGCACCTACCCCTTCTCAATCAGCGCCAGGAGGTGGCCGAGCGTGGGCAGGATGTGCTCGGGGGGCACCTCCGGCTCCTCGCCCTGCCCAGGGGCCCGGAGCAGAAAGCTGTGCATGCCCACAGCTCGGGCAGCCCTGTAATCCCGGCTGTAATCATCCCCGATGTGAGCCGCCTGCTCCGGGGAGACCCCCCCGAGCCGCAGAGCTCGCTCGAAGATCCTCCTGTCCGGCTTGGCAAAGCCCACGGCCTCGGAGGTGAGGACGAATTCGAAGTGTTGGCGGAGGTGGCACTGCGTGAGGATGTTTTCCAGCCGGTTATCGAAGTTGGACACGACCCCCATGCGGAATCCCCGCTGGCTGCACAGCCTCAGGGTCTCTCTGGCCCCGGGCAGCTCCTCCCAGTTGCGGGCGCTGCAGAAGTCCCGGTAAAGTTTTTCAGCCACCGGCGTTAGGATCCGCTCCTCCCGCACGCCCGCCCGTCGGAAGGTTTGGGTCACCACGTCCAACCACCACTGCTGGGAGCTCAGCCCACGGCCTTGGCCGTAGTTGGGGAAGAGGCGGCTCTGGTCCCGGTACACCTCCTGGAATGCCCGGTTCAGAACCTCCGGTTCCACCCGCACCCCGTGGGCCCGGGCCTCGGCCGCGTAACTCAGCCCCGGGGGCTGCCGCAGCCGCAGCAGCGTCTCCTTCACGTCCCAGGTCAGGAGGCGAAGCCGCAGCATGGCGGGAGCCTGGAACAAACCGGGAGGAGAGAGCCGGGAGAGCTGGCACCCGGCCcggggggggcagaggggtgCGGGCAGCCCCTCTCGCACCCACCCGTGTCAGTGCCCCCCCCTCCGTGGGGGGGCTGAGCCTCTTTAGGGGGGGGATCCACTGCTCTGAGGCTCCCAGACGGAGGTGGCTGCGCCCCTcgtgggtgctgcagggaggtggctgtgcccctcgtgttgggggtgcaggggggctGAATGCACTGGGTGGGGTATGGAGGGGGCACCAGGGGTGTTTTGGGTGGGGGTGTGCAGGGGAGGGGGCGCCTGGGGCaggttttttggaggggggaTTAGAGAGGGGAAACCCGGGGCTGTGCCCACCGTGTGTGGGGTGGGGTACGTGGGGGCACGCAGGGTGTTTGGGGGCAGGCTGTCCGGTGTGCTCCCGCACAGGGAGGGGTTCAAGCGGGTCACTCAGGGTCTGGAGGTGCGGGGTAGGCTCACGGCTCCGGTGTGTGTGTAATGGGGGCGGCAGCGTGGGGGGTACGCGCGGTCCCGGGTCCCACTGTCCCCCCCTGCCCCGCACCCACCTGCGCGGTCACCCGGAAGCCCCGCCCACTGTCCCCCCAGGctccgccccctcccccccggccccgccccctcGCGCGCGCTcagccccgccccgccgcctcctccttcAGCCACCGCAGGAGCTGCGGCACGAAGTACGTAATGATGACGTCAGCGCCTGCGGAGAGACAGAACCATGGAGCCCGGGGGGGGACACGGACAcggggggacatggggggacaTGGGACACACGTGTTTACGGACACacagggggacacggggacacagggggacacCGGGACATAGACACGGGGACACACGGACACGGGGACACACGGGGGTACACAAGGACACGGGTGTGCAGACATGGGAGTACACAGGGACACGGACACGGGGATACACAGGGAGACGGGTACACGGgcacggggggacacggggacacatGGGAGTACACAGGGGTACATGGACACAGGGTACATGGACACACACGGGTACACGGACAcggggggacatggggacacacCTGCGCGCCTGAATGCCGTGATCGCCTCCCTGACTGCGGGTTCCAGTCCGAAGGCACCAGCCTGTGCCCCGTGCCACAGCATGGCGAACTCCCCCGAGACGTGGTACACGGCCAGAGGGTgagtggggtgctggggagcgGCGGGAAGGAGGAGGTCAGCAGGCAGGGGACACCCCTGGCTGtcccacaccccctccccacgcTCCCCAGTGCTCCCTGAGGTGCCCACtgcaacacaacacaacaccaCAACAAGGCAACACCAAAACACcacaacacaacaacaaaacaccacaacacAGCAAAACAACCCAACCTAACCCAACACCCGTTGCAGCCTCCCCTGTCCGAGTGTCCCAAGCGGTCACCCCAAAGCTGGGGACACCCCacactgcctgctgcagaaGGAGTTCACTCACTCGGGCCTTGACGTCCCTGACGAGGTCCAGATAGGGCATCCCGGGCTTCACCATCAGCATGTCCGCTCCCTCACGCACATCCCGGTCCTGTCAGGGGAACCCCCGTGTGTCTGTGACCCCGGCACCTCAAGAACATCCTCCAGCAAGTctgcacttgtttttttttccccagaagttTCATCCCGGGGGTTGGTTTTCTCCGGAGGGGTCACAGAAGGTTCTGGGAAGCCCCCTCAGTGGCCACAGGAGCCCAGAGGAGCAGCGATGGGCAGAGCTGACGCTCCCCTCCCCAGACACAGAGTGGGCTGCGTGTCCCTGGACaccaggagaggcagcaggacaCAGGGTCACCACCTCCACTGCTCCCAGCACAAGGTCCAGTTCCTCAGGATGCCGATGGACACCACTCTTCTCTCACAGAGGTGAGTGCCTCAgccatttctgctgctttctgcctccagcacccacccccgGGCTggctccccccatccccacgACCCTTGGGTGCTGCCCCGAGCACCCCAAGCCCATCTCACTCACCACAGCACGCATGGCCAGGCCCCTGGCACCTGGGGGCAGCTGGTAGCATCTCCTGTCTCCAAAGGCAGGTTTGGATagagcagcatccctggggatgggcagagggcaggggaTGAGGAACAACACGGCTGCCCCACAAAGCTTCAGAAACATGAGGACAGACTAGGGACAAGTACCTGAGCCATCAGGGACAGGGAAACAGGGGCTCTGCTGAGCCAACTCAGTGCCCCATGGGTCACTCTGAGAGGTCAGCAGGTCCAGGCTGGCTCTGGGAGCCATTCCTCAACACCTGCTGCCCTCCCGTGCCCACAGTATGGGGGAAAATCGTgtcagacattttctttttgctcttttctgaGACCGGGCCCTCGGGGACACTCCACTGGGATAACGCTGTTCTTGGACCAAGGTCCTAGAGGTGACTGAGCTGAGACCTGTCCCTGAAGGCACCCCTTAGGGTGACATCTGCTCCCCTCACACTGCTCctggctccctgcctgccttgcCACCAGCACCCAGGCTGGGACAGGTACATCTGGGCAAGGTACAGCTGTGTCCCTTTTGTCCTGgggggaggagctgcagcataTAGCCCTGTATAGCTACAATAACTATCCAAATATCTGGGGAGGCCCCTCCTGGTGCCAGCTGAGGGACAGACCCACCTGAAAGGACCATAGAAGCAGGAGGCAAACTTGGCACTGTAGCTCATCACAGAGACCTGCAGAGGAGTGGAGCCATGAGCACCAGAGCCTCAGTGCTGCATCCTGGCTGTAGCCATTCCCTCCCATGGCTGTTGGAGGCTCTGccccacatcctcctcctcctgccagagccCTGGCACCTCCCTGTCCCAGGGCATTCCCACCCTATGGGCACCGGGGCAGGGAGATCCCCATGGCACATCCCGAGCAAAGTGAAGGTTTGCTCCTCCCAGTGCTTGTTCAGGTCCCGGTGTGGTGCAGCACCCCTGTGGACCTTACTCCTGCCTTTGGAGGATCCCAGCCCACCTTGTTGCCCAAGTCATTGGAGATCAGTGCCTTCTTCATGGCAGCAATCCGCCCGTCCATCATATCCGAGGGGGCAACGATGTGGcagcctgcagggagagagcagggacACCGGGAGGTGACTGCCACTGAAAGAGGTGACCCCAGGGCTTGTGCTCCCAGCCTCCCCTGACCACGAGCCACACACTCCCAGATGGAGCCCAGCCTGGTTtccctctggggctgctggaaggGAGGAGTCAGAACTGCCAGGAGAATCCTCACCTGCCCTGGCGTAGGCCAACGCCACTTCTGCCAAACGCTGGCAGCTGAGCTCGTTCTGGATGGTGCCATCCTCACGCAGGATGCCTGGGACACAAAGCCAGGGTTAGGTGAGGGGCTGAGGGCCTGgttccctccatccccagggtGGGAGTGTGGCTGCTGCTATAGAGATGCTCAGAACATGGTGTTCTGGAAGCTGGGTAAGGACCAGCAGCCCAGtgacccagctctgcagggacacagcacaTGGGTGctccagggaagggaaggcagcaaTGGGGGACACAGAAGGGTGCTCAGAGAGATTGAGATGGACAGGAGTGGGTGTCTCAGCCACCTGTGCCTCCCACCCTGCTCTCAAAACCCAGGAGAGGTCTCCCAGGCTCAATTCTAGGGAGCCAAGTTTTGGGGCAGGAGCCAGCCAGGCCCCACCAGCCCCCAGAGATCCTCAGCTGAAAAGAACAAATCCCTGGAGAATCCCAGTGCCAGGAAAACGCCCcaagagcaggcagggagccctGGCTGTGTCCTCACCGCAGTGCCCGTGGGAGGTGTAAGGGCACAAGCAGACATCACAGGCtatcagcagctctgggaaggtGGAGCAGATCTTCCTGACTGCCTGGATGGCAGGAGTGCTCTCTGCATCAGCTGCAGAGCCTCTCTCGTCCTGCAAGAAGAGAAATGcctcagcacccagagctgagggcttcccaccagctcctccGTGGCAGGAGTTCTGCCCAGGAAAGCTTTCTGACCCATGGGATCCTGTACCAGAGCAGCGTGGCCACCAAGTACGGTCTCAGGACCAGCTGCAAGAGCTCTGGGAGCTTTCTGGGTGTCACTACAGCCTCACATCCCCATCCTGGGGTGCAAGCACACCCAGAAACCCCAAACTGGCTCTGTTTGATCAGGAAAGGCCCCAGCTTCATGCTGCTCCCCCAGACCCCTGTGGCTGCCCCAAGTTCCCTGCCACCACTCTGACCTTGTGGACCTTGCTGGGCACCCCGAAGATGAGCACACACTTCAGGCCATCCTCGACGAGGGGACGCAGCATCCCCTCCAGCTTGTTGACTCCATACCTGAGAAGAGCAAAGTGAAGGGGGCTGCCAGACCCCCAGACCTGCTCCGTGgggagagctgctctgggagctgcttgGAGAGCATccacagcaagcagcagctggaggtaCAGGGCAAGTGCTGCCTGAACACAGGGAGGAACAATCCCGGACCTTATCTGGAAGTACAGGAGTGTTATCTGCCCAACATGGACACTCTCTGCTCTGAAAGGATGATCATGCCCTGCCCTCACATCCCTTATCTTGCTATCCCTGCTGCAGACCCATCCCACATCCCCCCAGGACCACCCCCCTGGAGCCTCcctgagcacagccctgctAACATGGCAGCAGATGGAgagaggagctgccagcccagccagaTCCAATGCAGGACCAGAACCCACCTCCTTGTGCAGgttttcttgctgctgctgctgctgcaaatcCCATTCCCTTCCACCCTCCCTGCATGCCCAGCTCACACAATGTGTGAGTGCTCCAGGACACGGTGAGACCCTGGCACTactgctgccagtgctggcaCTTCCCAGCATCCCCAGTATGATTCCTTCCACTTCCTTGGCAGACAGCACCTGACCCTGGTGCTGGGGGATCCCCGAGGCAGTGACCACAGGAAGTGTCACCCTGGCCCATGCTCATCTCACCTGAGCCCTGCTGAGGCACAGGGCACAGCAGTGATGGGCACACAGCTCAGTGGGGATGGGTTCTTACCTGGCTTGTCCAGGCAGGCTGGGGATTGGCTCCACAGCATCAGGGCTGTCACTGCAGGGGGTGGATGGGACAGAGGTGAGGACTTGGTGTCAGAAGGAAGACCCTACCCCAGGCTTGCCCACGAGCAGTGAGTGAACCTATCCAAGAGCTCAGGGAGCACCTGAGCATGGTCCCCCCCTAATGCAGGGAGCCAGGGCTCACTCACGTGACAAAGATGGGGTAGATGAGGTTGGAGGCATCAAAGGTGGTTGCTGTACACTGCCAGGAGCGTAGCACAGGGTGGAAATAACCACTGTGAAGAAGGGAGTCTGCCTGCATCTTGGGCTGTGGAAGGAGGCTCTGAAACAGCAAGACAGAGTCCGGGTGGTTATGGTGGGGTCCAGGTAAACCCCAGCTCTTGGTGCATGCCAGGAGTGGGCTGAGACCCAGGCAGCCACTGTGGGAccatccctgtcctgctcccctCATCAGACTCTGCCTGGCTTAGCCTGCAGAGATGTTTTCTAATGATGAGGTGGGAATGAATTCATTCTACTTCTGCTTAATGCTGTATAATGGTGTAACTCAGCTTTTGTATTCTAAGGAgtccagagctgctctgtgtaGCACCAAGTATTTGTGGCTGCAGTGTAAAGCTGTAGTTATGGCAGAGTAGGGGCAGAATCACCCTGAAAACACCAGGGCTTTAAACCTCTGGTGGCCACTTACTGCTGGATAAAAAAACACCATCTGGGGAGCTGGGCAAAA
The nucleotide sequence above comes from Heliangelus exortis chromosome 22, bHelExo1.hap1, whole genome shotgun sequence. Encoded proteins:
- the BSPRY gene encoding B box and SPRY domain-containing protein isoform X2 encodes the protein MAQRDRGLRALPERAEKLRNRIVDQCERLQLQSAAIARHVDLVLPAKDQGVLNAANAARELLIQRLLFVGKVCEDEEQQLLEKVHVEEERAHQSILAQRVHWAEALQKLSALRTYLVDIITHLDDQDLVVKQEIFERTEVAEGILEPQESPKLNFNQRCVQSPLLHRLWASAVLCSAPGSQEIHIDEKTVSPQLSLSEDKKTLTFSPKKAKVDSDCPERFDHWPNALAAAPFHSGLCAWKVSVEKSCAYKLGVCYSSVPRRGSGNEARLGFNTASWVFSRYDKEFRFLHAGEPRAVELIRAPAEIGVLVDFGGGEVLFYDPNSCTILFSHRERFAQPLYPVFAVAHESISLVQ
- the BSPRY gene encoding B box and SPRY domain-containing protein isoform X1, giving the protein MAQRDRGLRALPERAEKLRNRIVDQCERLQLQSAAIARHVDLVLPAKDQGVLNAANAARELLIQRLLFVGKVCEDEEQQLLEKVHVEEERAHQSILAQRVHWAEALQKLSALRTYLVDIITHLDDQDLVHAEQEIFERTEVAEGILEPQESPKLNFNQRCVQSPLLHRLWASAVLCSAPGSQEIHIDEKTVSPQLSLSEDKKTLTFSPKKAKVDSDCPERFDHWPNALAAAPFHSGLCAWKVSVEKSCAYKLGVCYSSVPRRGSGNEARLGFNTASWVFSRYDKEFRFLHAGEPRAVELIRAPAEIGVLVDFGGGEVLFYDPNSCTILFSHRERFAQPLYPVFAVAHESISLVQ
- the HDHD3 gene encoding haloacid dehalogenase-like hydrolase domain-containing protein 3 gives rise to the protein MLRLRLLTWDVKETLLRLRQPPGLSYAAEARAHGVRVEPEVLNRAFQEVYRDQSRLFPNYGQGRGLSSQQWWLDVVTQTFRRAGVREERILTPVAEKLYRDFCSARNWEELPGARETLRLCSQRGFRMGVVSNFDNRLENILTQCHLRQHFEFVLTSEAVGFAKPDRRIFERALRLGGVSPEQAAHIGDDYSRDYRAARAVGMHSFLLRAPGQGEEPEVPPEHILPTLGHLLALIEKG
- the ALAD gene encoding delta-aminolevulinic acid dehydratase: MQADSLLHSGYFHPVLRSWQCTATTFDASNLIYPIFVTDSPDAVEPIPSLPGQARYGVNKLEGMLRPLVEDGLKCVLIFGVPSKVHKDERGSAADAESTPAIQAVRKICSTFPELLIACDVCLCPYTSHGHCGILREDGTIQNELSCQRLAEVALAYARAGCHIVAPSDMMDGRIAAMKKALISNDLGNKVSVMSYSAKFASCFYGPFRDAALSKPAFGDRRCYQLPPGARGLAMRAVDRDVREGADMLMVKPGMPYLDLVRDVKARHPTHPLAVYHVSGEFAMLWHGAQAGAFGLEPAVREAITAFRRAGADVIITYFVPQLLRWLKEEAAGRG